The following proteins come from a genomic window of Nocardiopsis sp. YSL2:
- the bioA gene encoding adenosylmethionine--8-amino-7-oxononanoate transaminase, with amino-acid sequence MTSTPVDPARVRAADRAHLWHPYTTVPAAEEPYVVTGARGTRLELWSEGETHSVVDGMASWWSAIHGYGHPALDTAVRAQLDAFGHVMFGGLTHGPAAELGRTLVGITPDGLEHVFLADSGSVSVEVAMKMCLQYHRSTGSPERRRFLTWRGGYHGDTFHAMSVCDPDGGMHSLWGDVLPRQVHGPAPTRRPPSPVGREAGGNGPPPSTDASGAVLRGGFDTAVDPSWVAEFERLAAENADTLAAVIVEPVVQGAGGMRFHHPGYLRELRRIADEYGLLLVFDEIATGFGRTGELFAADHAGVTPDIMCLGKALTGGYLTLAATLCTGRVARGIAEGEVPVLAHGPTFMGNPLACATALASVELLTGGDWRADVRRIESGLRTGLAAAEQLPGVREVRVLGAIGVVELDEPVRMGEATRAAVASGVWLRPFRNQVYAMPPYVCTDEDVGAIAAGMVAAARASLEAR; translated from the coding sequence ATGACGTCCACCCCTGTCGATCCCGCACGCGTGCGCGCCGCGGACCGCGCCCACCTCTGGCACCCGTACACGACCGTCCCCGCCGCCGAGGAGCCGTACGTGGTCACCGGGGCGCGGGGCACCCGGCTGGAACTGTGGTCGGAGGGCGAGACGCACAGCGTCGTCGACGGCATGGCGTCGTGGTGGTCGGCGATCCACGGCTACGGCCACCCCGCGCTGGACACGGCGGTACGGGCCCAGCTGGACGCGTTCGGCCACGTGATGTTCGGCGGGCTGACCCACGGTCCGGCCGCGGAACTGGGCCGGACGCTGGTCGGGATCACCCCCGACGGGCTGGAGCACGTCTTCCTCGCCGACTCCGGTTCGGTGTCGGTGGAGGTCGCGATGAAGATGTGCCTGCAGTACCACCGCTCCACCGGCAGCCCCGAGCGCCGCCGCTTCCTGACCTGGCGGGGCGGCTACCACGGGGACACCTTCCACGCGATGAGCGTGTGCGACCCCGACGGCGGGATGCACTCCCTGTGGGGTGACGTCCTGCCGCGCCAGGTGCACGGGCCGGCGCCCACCCGTCGCCCGCCATCGCCCGTGGGGCGCGAAGCGGGAGGGAACGGGCCACCACCCTCAACCGACGCCTCCGGCGCAGTCCTCCGCGGAGGTTTCGACACCGCGGTCGATCCGTCCTGGGTGGCGGAGTTCGAGCGCCTGGCCGCCGAGAACGCCGACACCCTGGCCGCGGTGATCGTCGAACCCGTCGTCCAGGGCGCGGGCGGCATGCGCTTCCACCATCCCGGATACCTGCGCGAGCTGCGGAGGATCGCCGACGAGTACGGCCTGCTGCTCGTCTTCGACGAGATCGCCACGGGTTTCGGGCGTACCGGCGAGCTCTTCGCCGCCGACCACGCCGGGGTCACCCCCGACATCATGTGCCTGGGCAAGGCCCTGACCGGGGGCTACCTCACGCTGGCCGCGACCCTGTGCACGGGCCGGGTGGCCCGGGGCATCGCCGAGGGGGAGGTGCCGGTCCTGGCCCACGGGCCCACGTTCATGGGCAACCCGCTGGCCTGCGCCACCGCTCTGGCCTCGGTCGAACTGCTCACCGGCGGGGACTGGCGGGCCGACGTACGGCGGATCGAGTCCGGGCTGCGCACGGGGCTGGCCGCGGCCGAGCAGCTGCCGGGGGTGCGCGAGGTGCGGGTGCTGGGCGCGATCGGCGTCGTGGAGCTCGACGAACCGGTGCGCATGGGCGAGGCCACGCGTGCCGCGGTGGCTTCGGGGGTGTGGCTGCGCCCCTTCCGCAACCAGGTCTACGCCATGCCGCCCTACGTGTGCACCGACGAGGACGTCGGAGCGATCGCCGCGGGGATGGTCGCCGCGGCCCGGGCCTCGCTGGAGGCGCGGTGA
- a CDS encoding DUF3291 domain-containing protein, producing the protein MPSLIPHQRTSARQAAEIAVPATRSAPAGPVAGAVLVEARTLTAPGGDRCALFALVLAMRRRAEDHSGHLEEVHFSDEGDRARTVSRWRSAEELRTFVEQAHDDLLDYRAGSGAFPTVERTLWWAPADTEVTAAEADRRAGHLRACGPGPYAFTLASPVPRPADRGVS; encoded by the coding sequence ATGCCGTCCCTGATCCCGCACCAGCGCACCTCGGCCCGCCAGGCGGCGGAGATCGCCGTCCCGGCCACTCGGTCCGCGCCCGCCGGGCCCGTGGCCGGGGCGGTGCTCGTCGAGGCACGGACCCTCACCGCCCCCGGCGGCGACCGCTGCGCACTGTTCGCACTGGTCCTGGCCATGCGACGGCGCGCCGAGGACCATTCCGGCCATCTGGAGGAGGTCCACTTCTCCGACGAGGGTGATCGCGCCCGGACCGTGTCGCGGTGGCGGTCGGCCGAGGAGCTGCGGACCTTCGTGGAACAGGCGCACGACGACCTGCTCGACTACCGGGCCGGGAGCGGCGCGTTCCCCACGGTGGAGCGGACCCTGTGGTGGGCCCCGGCCGACACGGAGGTGACGGCGGCCGAGGCCGACCGGCGCGCCGGGCACCTGCGCGCGTGCGGCCCGGGCCCGTACGCCTTCACCCTGGCCTCCCCCGTGCCCAGGCCGGCGGACCGCGGGGTCTCCTGA
- a CDS encoding PLP-dependent aminotransferase family protein, giving the protein MDSSREAGVLVDHLGAWSAGGGALYRRLADSLHGLVTQGTVLAGERLPSERALAAALRISRTTVVSAYDALRAEGVLESRQGSGTRVSASVGPVRGDGWVPGSIANPMYQNLLRETPRVISVACMRTPALSIVEEAVREVVDRDLPVLMAEESYHPRGLPVLRQAIADHYERQGLPTEPDQIVVTTGAHQAVALISQLYLRKGSPVVTEDPGFAGCLDLMRDRGAAFHPLPLDDQGIDPNALRRAIVEYTPHLLYVMPSYHNPTGRLMSAARRREVGELAARYGTPVLEDSAYTGMRAEDEPPPLAAFAPRGTEVITVESLTKVGWAGLRLGWLRAPAEIAMRLSRRKVLADLGSPLLDQAVAVRLLSRYDELAAARSEHLRESLHRMEALLGEAMPTWEWERPDGGAALWVKLPGVNARAFAQVALCHDVELLPGPLMSASEDGRYDEYFRLPFAFDEETTRELVWRLGRAWRELDRHGPVVADPDRVVV; this is encoded by the coding sequence ATGGACTCTTCTCGCGAAGCGGGCGTGCTGGTGGACCACCTCGGCGCGTGGTCGGCTGGCGGTGGCGCGCTCTACCGGCGCCTCGCCGACTCCCTGCACGGCCTCGTCACCCAGGGGACCGTCCTGGCCGGGGAACGGCTGCCCTCCGAGCGCGCGCTCGCGGCCGCGCTGCGGATCAGCCGCACCACGGTGGTCTCGGCCTACGACGCCCTGCGCGCGGAGGGCGTCCTGGAGAGCCGGCAGGGCAGCGGTACCCGTGTCAGCGCCAGCGTGGGGCCGGTTCGCGGCGACGGCTGGGTGCCCGGCAGCATCGCCAATCCGATGTACCAGAACCTGCTGAGGGAGACGCCGCGCGTCATCTCGGTGGCCTGTATGCGCACTCCGGCGCTGAGCATCGTGGAGGAGGCCGTGCGCGAGGTCGTCGACCGGGACCTGCCCGTCCTCATGGCGGAGGAGAGCTACCACCCGCGCGGGCTGCCGGTCCTGCGGCAGGCCATCGCCGACCACTACGAGCGTCAGGGGCTGCCCACCGAGCCCGACCAGATCGTCGTCACCACCGGCGCCCACCAGGCCGTCGCGCTCATCTCCCAGCTCTACCTGCGCAAGGGCTCACCCGTCGTCACGGAGGACCCCGGATTCGCGGGGTGCCTGGACCTGATGCGCGACCGTGGGGCGGCCTTCCACCCGCTCCCCCTGGACGACCAGGGCATCGACCCCAACGCACTCCGCCGGGCCATCGTCGAGTACACGCCCCACCTGCTGTACGTGATGCCCTCCTACCACAATCCCACCGGCCGGCTCATGAGCGCGGCCCGGAGGCGCGAGGTCGGCGAGCTCGCCGCACGGTACGGCACGCCCGTGCTGGAGGACAGCGCCTACACCGGTATGCGCGCCGAGGACGAGCCTCCGCCGCTCGCCGCGTTCGCCCCGCGCGGCACGGAGGTCATCACCGTCGAGTCGCTGACCAAGGTGGGGTGGGCGGGCCTTCGCCTGGGCTGGCTGCGGGCCCCGGCGGAGATCGCGATGCGGCTCAGCCGCCGCAAGGTCCTGGCCGACCTCGGCAGTCCGCTACTCGACCAGGCCGTCGCGGTGCGCCTGCTGTCGCGCTACGACGAACTCGCCGCCGCGCGCTCCGAGCACCTGAGGGAGTCGCTGCACCGCATGGAGGCGCTGCTGGGCGAGGCCATGCCCACCTGGGAGTGGGAGCGGCCGGACGGTGGAGCCGCCCTGTGGGTGAAGCTGCCCGGGGTCAACGCCCGCGCCTTCGCGCAGGTGGCCCTGTGCCACGACGTCGAGCTGCTCCCCGGCCCCTTGATGTCGGCCTCGGAGGACGGCCGGTACGACGAGTACTTCCGCCTTCCCTTCGCCTTCGACGAGGAGACCACCCGGGAGCTGGTCTGGCGGCTCGGCCGCGCCTGGCGCGAACTCGACCGGCACGGACCCGTGGTCGCCGACCCGGACCGGGTCGTCGTCTGA
- a CDS encoding superoxide dismutase: MSAPYSLPELTYDYAALEPWISGQIMELHHSKHHAAYVAGANTALEQMAEARESGNFGTIPMLEKNLAFHLGGHVNHSIFWQNLSPEGGDKPSGELASAIDDQFGSFDAFRAHFGAAANSIQGSGWAILAYEPLGQRLIIEQLYDQQANIPHSTTPLLMLDMWEHAFYLQYKNVKAEYVKAFWNVVNWADVQARLEKARSVEF; this comes from the coding sequence ATGTCTGCGCCATACTCGCTGCCCGAACTCACCTACGACTACGCGGCCCTGGAGCCGTGGATCTCCGGTCAGATCATGGAGCTCCACCACTCCAAGCACCACGCTGCCTACGTCGCCGGTGCCAACACCGCGCTGGAGCAGATGGCGGAGGCCCGGGAGTCCGGCAACTTCGGCACCATCCCCATGCTCGAGAAGAACCTCGCGTTCCACCTCGGCGGCCACGTCAACCACTCGATCTTCTGGCAGAACCTCTCGCCCGAGGGCGGCGACAAGCCGTCCGGCGAGCTGGCCTCGGCGATCGACGACCAGTTCGGCTCCTTCGACGCCTTCCGCGCGCACTTCGGCGCGGCGGCCAACAGCATCCAGGGCTCCGGGTGGGCGATCCTCGCCTACGAGCCCCTGGGCCAGCGCCTGATCATCGAGCAGCTCTACGACCAGCAGGCCAACATCCCGCACAGCACCACCCCGCTGCTGATGCTGGACATGTGGGAGCACGCGTTCTACCTGCAGTACAAGAACGTCAAGGCCGAGTACGTCAAGGCGTTCTGGAACGTGGTCAACTGGGCCGACGTCCAGGCCCGCCTGGAGAAGGCCCGCTCGGTCGAGTTCTAG
- the bioD gene encoding dethiobiotin synthase: protein MSLLVVTGTGTGVGKTVVTAAVAAAARDAGRRVAVLKPAQTGVAAGEPGDTAEVARLAPGVATEELVRYPDPLAPATAAARCGARCVRAEEVADAAVRLAADHDLVLVEGAGGLLVRLNAEGETLADAAVLLSAPVLVVARPDLGTLNATALTGEALRARGLGPVGVVVGAWPREPDLAVRCNLVDLPAMGAGPLLGCVPEGSGGLDAAAFADTARAALAPALGGTWDAAAFAARHPA, encoded by the coding sequence GTGAGCCTGCTGGTGGTGACCGGTACCGGCACAGGGGTGGGCAAGACCGTGGTCACGGCCGCGGTCGCCGCCGCGGCGCGGGACGCCGGGCGGCGGGTGGCGGTCCTCAAGCCGGCGCAGACGGGGGTCGCCGCCGGTGAGCCGGGTGACACCGCCGAGGTCGCGCGGCTGGCCCCGGGCGTGGCCACCGAGGAACTCGTCCGCTACCCGGACCCCCTGGCCCCGGCGACGGCCGCCGCCCGGTGCGGCGCCCGGTGCGTGCGGGCCGAGGAGGTCGCCGACGCCGCGGTACGCCTGGCCGCCGACCACGACCTGGTGCTGGTCGAGGGAGCGGGCGGACTGCTGGTGCGGCTGAACGCCGAGGGCGAGACCCTCGCCGACGCCGCCGTCCTGCTGTCCGCACCGGTCCTGGTGGTGGCGCGGCCCGACCTGGGCACGCTCAACGCCACGGCGCTGACCGGCGAGGCACTGCGTGCCCGGGGCCTGGGACCGGTCGGCGTCGTGGTGGGCGCCTGGCCGCGCGAACCCGATCTGGCGGTGCGCTGCAACCTGGTGGACCTGCCGGCCATGGGCGCGGGTCCGCTGCTGGGCTGCGTACCCGAGGGCAGCGGCGGACTCGACGCCGCGGCGTTCGCCGACACCGCCCGAGCCGCGCTGGCGCCGGCACTCGGGGGTACCTGGGACGCCGCGGCCTTCGCCGCCCGCCACCCCGCCTGA